One part of the Myxococcales bacterium genome encodes these proteins:
- a CDS encoding DEAD/DEAH box helicase, giving the protein MPQSRPGPLLGEDIPSPPRDPVRLAGWVKTWGVEAFASLTAVGSPEAPLPRHRFSGGRDVPLSFLELLLQQSGTLGGMGKLLQDAALERLSQAALARATLEEARRRFEQATPPADPVLAGFTDWLLAAHRRLPPDTRVPGRHAPVGVHVEAAAEPHLVYREDDLYAPTVDGTVKCHLRLIGWETDVPHLSVSQGHKHDQEAHPGLQRAALEAFVRFVCGEGSQDALEGLRHVLVTPGWSYLLQRLDGELDDLPEPDPEGEERRIGFRVTGQAPLLKVQPVLQKRQRGGGLSVGARIDWREAAAMEDVLTPEDLQVIRAHFDPVGRPPYGTGPHDLRATFACLLAMREHPRTFWDLPGHPALEVASASVAVRFVEDAAHNLSSTFELGPLSLSASALLRFTPDRRHVIAVGAEEPHRIVLATLTPQTAALVKAFANTDVRLAPEAKEDLLARLQPLQGQVDLSLPASWIGELRPARFEPVVRVEPQQSGALDVTLLVRPLPRGPTWRPGQGPAVVLGGVYQQRHSVRRDFAQEELAAAALATRLGLDAPEDDTPFSYRVAAGDAAFDWLTQLQELQSAEDNPLQVEWPREGPLVAGGSVGRAQLKLRVNTQRDWFGVQGEALAADGTTIRLAELLAAAREGRRYVVVAGRTFYRLAEELRQLLELAEAERTDARGDLLQLGRAQAARVLSLLDHPEQIEADAAFARFRRRLDESEDIEPQVGPALTAALRPYQWEGVRFLARLAHWGAGAVLADEMGLGKTLQALALLEHRAPEGPALVIAPTSVNANWLAEAARFAPALRVQAYREAGRRELLATLGPGDVLVTSYAIAVLDAGALSEVPFASLILDEAQAIKNASTERARAVRSLAADWKLALTGTPLENRVSELWSLFHTVSPGLLGSWQRFRAVFAVPIERYGDLERRRRLAEIIRPYVLRRRKAEVAQELPPRTEVVRKVSLGPTERRAYETLRTSALANIDKQQRKANEKKNGEPKAQDVRMLLLAALTRLRQLSCHPRLVQPDAGPSSAKLETLLRLAGDLQENGSRALIFSQFRSLLDIVEPHLRAAGYDTLRLDGTTAAPERAARVERFQAGEAQFFLISLKAGGVGLNLTAADVVIHLDPWWNPAVEDQASDRAHRIGQTRPVTVIRLIAEDTVEEAVLALHADKRALVDGVLEGTGVAGALSVDELVGLIKGRTPA; this is encoded by the coding sequence ATGCCCCAAAGCAGGCCTGGTCCCCTCCTGGGTGAGGACATCCCTTCGCCGCCCCGCGACCCCGTGCGCCTGGCCGGCTGGGTGAAAACTTGGGGCGTCGAAGCGTTCGCCTCGCTCACCGCCGTGGGCAGCCCCGAGGCCCCCTTGCCGCGTCACCGCTTTTCGGGCGGCCGCGACGTGCCGCTGTCGTTCCTCGAACTGCTGTTGCAGCAGTCCGGCACCCTCGGAGGCATGGGCAAGCTCTTGCAGGACGCCGCCCTAGAGCGGCTGAGCCAAGCGGCCTTGGCCCGGGCGACCCTGGAGGAGGCGCGCCGACGCTTCGAGCAAGCCACTCCCCCCGCCGACCCCGTGTTGGCCGGCTTTACCGACTGGCTGCTCGCGGCCCACAGGCGCTTGCCACCCGATACGCGGGTGCCCGGCCGCCACGCCCCGGTAGGGGTTCACGTGGAGGCCGCGGCCGAGCCTCATCTGGTGTACCGAGAGGACGACCTCTACGCACCCACGGTGGACGGCACGGTGAAGTGTCACCTGCGGCTCATCGGCTGGGAGACGGACGTGCCCCACCTCTCGGTGAGTCAGGGCCACAAACACGACCAGGAGGCGCACCCAGGTCTGCAACGGGCGGCGCTGGAGGCGTTCGTGCGTTTCGTCTGTGGAGAAGGCTCGCAAGATGCCCTCGAGGGGCTGCGCCACGTGCTCGTGACCCCCGGGTGGTCGTACTTACTCCAGCGGCTGGATGGCGAGCTCGACGATCTGCCCGAGCCCGATCCCGAAGGCGAAGAGCGGCGGATCGGGTTTCGTGTCACGGGACAGGCGCCGCTGTTGAAAGTCCAGCCCGTGCTGCAGAAGCGGCAAAGAGGGGGAGGGCTCTCGGTGGGCGCGCGCATCGACTGGCGAGAAGCCGCTGCGATGGAAGACGTGCTGACCCCCGAGGATCTTCAGGTGATTCGGGCCCACTTCGACCCGGTCGGCCGGCCGCCCTACGGCACGGGGCCTCATGACCTCCGCGCCACCTTTGCCTGCCTTCTGGCGATGCGGGAGCACCCGCGCACGTTCTGGGATCTGCCAGGGCATCCCGCGCTCGAGGTGGCGTCGGCATCGGTGGCGGTGCGCTTCGTGGAAGACGCGGCTCACAATTTGTCCTCGACGTTCGAGCTCGGCCCTCTGTCCCTGTCGGCCTCGGCACTCCTCCGCTTCACTCCGGATCGACGGCATGTGATCGCGGTGGGCGCCGAAGAGCCTCATCGCATCGTCCTGGCCACCTTGACGCCGCAGACCGCGGCCCTGGTCAAGGCCTTCGCCAACACCGACGTGCGGCTGGCGCCGGAGGCGAAAGAGGATCTGCTGGCACGACTGCAACCGTTGCAAGGGCAGGTGGATTTGTCCCTGCCGGCCAGTTGGATAGGTGAGCTGCGTCCCGCCCGCTTCGAACCCGTGGTGAGGGTGGAGCCCCAGCAAAGCGGCGCCCTCGACGTGACCCTGCTCGTGCGTCCGTTGCCTCGCGGGCCCACCTGGCGGCCCGGCCAAGGGCCCGCCGTGGTCCTGGGCGGCGTTTATCAGCAGCGCCACTCGGTACGCCGCGATTTCGCGCAGGAAGAGCTTGCTGCGGCGGCCTTGGCGACGCGTCTCGGTCTCGATGCGCCCGAAGACGACACCCCCTTCAGCTACCGCGTGGCCGCGGGTGACGCCGCCTTCGATTGGCTCACGCAGCTTCAGGAGCTGCAGTCCGCCGAGGACAACCCTCTTCAGGTCGAGTGGCCTCGTGAAGGGCCTCTGGTTGCCGGGGGGAGTGTGGGGCGCGCACAGCTCAAGCTGCGTGTAAACACCCAACGGGATTGGTTCGGTGTGCAGGGCGAGGCGCTCGCGGCCGATGGCACCACCATACGGCTCGCCGAGTTGTTGGCAGCTGCCCGCGAAGGACGCCGCTACGTGGTCGTGGCGGGCCGCACCTTCTATCGGCTTGCGGAAGAGCTGCGGCAGCTTCTCGAGCTGGCCGAGGCGGAACGCACCGATGCCCGGGGTGATCTGCTGCAGCTCGGGCGCGCGCAAGCGGCGCGGGTCCTTTCGCTGCTGGATCATCCCGAGCAGATCGAGGCCGATGCGGCCTTCGCTCGCTTTCGTCGCCGCCTCGACGAGAGCGAAGACATCGAACCCCAGGTGGGCCCCGCGCTGACGGCAGCGCTCCGGCCCTACCAATGGGAGGGCGTGCGCTTTCTCGCGCGTCTTGCGCATTGGGGTGCGGGCGCTGTCCTGGCGGACGAGATGGGGCTCGGCAAGACGCTGCAGGCGCTCGCCTTGCTCGAGCACCGGGCCCCCGAGGGACCCGCGCTGGTCATCGCGCCGACCTCCGTGAACGCCAATTGGCTTGCGGAGGCCGCGCGCTTTGCTCCCGCCCTGCGCGTTCAGGCGTACCGCGAGGCGGGGCGCCGGGAGCTGCTTGCCACGCTGGGGCCCGGGGACGTGCTCGTCACCAGCTACGCGATCGCGGTGCTCGATGCCGGGGCTCTCTCCGAAGTCCCGTTCGCGTCGCTCATCCTCGACGAGGCGCAGGCCATCAAAAACGCAAGCACCGAGCGCGCGCGCGCCGTGCGAAGCCTTGCAGCCGACTGGAAGCTGGCCCTGACAGGCACGCCGCTCGAGAACCGCGTCAGCGAGCTGTGGAGTTTGTTTCACACGGTCTCTCCGGGCTTGCTCGGCAGCTGGCAGAGGTTTCGCGCCGTCTTCGCCGTGCCCATCGAGCGCTATGGCGATCTCGAGCGGCGGCGACGTTTGGCCGAGATCATCCGGCCTTACGTGCTTCGTCGTCGCAAGGCCGAAGTGGCCCAGGAGTTACCGCCGCGAACCGAAGTGGTGCGCAAGGTGTCGCTGGGGCCCACCGAACGAAGGGCCTACGAGACGCTGCGCACGAGCGCGTTGGCGAACATCGACAAGCAGCAGAGGAAGGCCAACGAAAAAAAGAACGGCGAGCCCAAGGCGCAGGACGTCCGCATGCTGCTCTTGGCGGCCCTGACCAGGCTCCGCCAGCTGTCCTGCCACCCACGGCTCGTACAGCCGGACGCTGGCCCCTCGTCCGCCAAGCTCGAGACCTTGCTCCGCCTCGCGGGCGACCTTCAGGAAAACGGCAGCCGCGCGCTGATCTTCAGCCAGTTCCGGTCCTTGCTCGACATCGTCGAGCCCCATCTGCGCGCCGCTGGGTACGATACCCTGCGGCTCGACGGCACGACGGCCGCCCCCGAGCGCGCCGCGCGGGTCGAGCGCTTTCAGGCGGGCGAAGCGCAGTTCTTTTTGATTTCGCTCAAGGCAGGCGGCGTGGGGCTGAACCTCACCGCGGCCGACGTGGTCATCCACCTGGATCCCTGGTGGAATCCCGCCGTCGAAGATCAAGCAAGTGATCGGGCCCATCGGATCGGGCAAACGCGGCCGGTGACGGTCATCCGGCTCATCGCCGAAGACACCGTGGAAGAAGCCGTGCTGGCGCTGCACGCGGACAAGCGCGCTTTGGTGGACGGTGTGCTCGAGGGCACGGGGGTCGCCGGTGCCCTTTCGGTCGACGAGCTCGTGGGGCTCATCAAGGGGCGCACACCCGCTTGA
- a CDS encoding tetratricopeptide repeat protein, protein MTDSHAATPTPREMSIDDALAFAVEMLRDGNTNDGLKLCDRILEVAPEHASALHFRGLGLHQTGRFAEAIASIERALVVAPRYTDAWNNLGNMLLQAERVADAEVAYRKVLEIEPQHADAWNNLGTALKEQDRLEEAEAAARKALELQPAHADAHHTLGNVLRLRKRPHEALEAFKQAILLRPQHPDSYRGLGAALYAVGQIEEAAEVYRRWVALEPENPYPQHLLAACTQQAIPERASDAFVASTFDRFANSFDKVLSGLQYRAPALLAQAIEEYLGPPAPRFDVADAGCGTGLCGPLLRPWARTLDGVDLSKAMVNHARDRKVGDAPAYDELTVAELTAHFFGRPACYDLVVSADTLCYFGRLEAPVESLARALRPNGLLAFTVERADEAHAPDGFAIHPHGRYSQTETYVRRVLKGAGLSPKLIACVHLRLEKAKPVDGLLVLAKKQGRAS, encoded by the coding sequence GTGACTGACTCGCACGCTGCAACGCCCACCCCCCGGGAGATGTCTATCGATGACGCCCTGGCCTTCGCCGTCGAGATGTTGAGGGACGGCAACACGAACGATGGCCTCAAGCTGTGCGACCGCATCTTGGAGGTGGCGCCCGAACACGCAAGCGCCCTTCATTTTCGAGGCCTCGGCCTTCACCAGACAGGCCGCTTTGCAGAGGCCATCGCGTCCATCGAACGCGCCCTGGTGGTTGCGCCTCGCTACACCGATGCCTGGAACAACCTGGGCAACATGTTGCTGCAGGCCGAACGCGTGGCCGACGCCGAGGTGGCCTATCGCAAGGTGCTCGAGATCGAGCCACAGCACGCAGACGCCTGGAACAACCTGGGAACGGCGCTCAAGGAGCAAGACCGCCTCGAAGAGGCCGAGGCGGCCGCCCGCAAGGCTTTGGAGCTGCAGCCCGCCCACGCCGATGCCCACCATACGCTGGGCAACGTGCTCCGGCTGCGCAAGCGTCCGCACGAAGCCCTCGAGGCCTTCAAGCAGGCCATCCTCCTGCGCCCTCAGCATCCCGATTCCTACCGTGGCCTCGGTGCCGCGCTTTATGCCGTGGGGCAGATTGAAGAAGCCGCGGAGGTCTACAGGCGCTGGGTGGCTCTCGAACCCGAAAACCCCTATCCCCAACACCTGCTGGCCGCCTGTACGCAGCAGGCGATCCCCGAGCGGGCGTCCGACGCCTTCGTGGCCTCCACCTTCGACAGGTTCGCCAACAGCTTCGATAAAGTGCTGTCGGGCCTGCAGTACCGCGCGCCGGCTCTACTGGCGCAGGCCATCGAGGAGTACCTCGGCCCTCCGGCGCCGCGCTTCGATGTGGCCGATGCGGGTTGTGGGACGGGCCTGTGCGGGCCGCTCTTGCGCCCGTGGGCCCGCACGCTCGACGGGGTCGACCTGTCCAAAGCCATGGTGAACCACGCGCGGGATCGCAAGGTGGGCGATGCCCCCGCCTACGATGAGCTGACAGTGGCCGAGCTGACGGCGCACTTCTTCGGCCGCCCCGCATGCTACGACCTCGTGGTGTCCGCAGACACGCTTTGTTACTTCGGGCGCCTCGAAGCGCCGGTGGAGTCCCTGGCGAGGGCGCTACGTCCGAACGGGCTTCTGGCCTTTACGGTGGAGCGCGCCGATGAGGCCCACGCACCCGACGGCTTTGCGATTCATCCCCATGGGCGCTACAGCCAAACGGAGACCTACGTGCGCAGGGTGCTCAAGGGCGCAGGCCTCAGCCCGAAGCTCATCGCCTGCGTGCACCTACGCCTCGAGAAGGCCAAGCCCGTCGACGGTCTGCTGGTGCTTGCGAAGAAGCAGGGTCGGGCGAGCTGA
- a CDS encoding DUF1593 domain-containing protein, which produces MAFRPSSPLVPAAAALLLASCTTGRSEQTAPRTQQVPPEAPPERPRLIVTTDIGGDPDDEQALVRLLVHANLFRIEGLIASAAGTPGELDRHVVHPASIHQQIDAYAQVFTQLSQHAPGFPKPAALHSVVKAGNPHRGRAHVGEGHDTEGSNWIIARVDAAETGPVNVAVWGGPTELAQALYRVKHDRSADEVERFVSKLRVHAIDHQDDSGPYILETFPTLFYVLDVVDAQPRTVGGPNIDRRPSVYRGMYLGGDEELTSRAWLEENVRTGHGPLGALYPPKTWTAPNPHGALKEGDTPSWFYFLNQGLSDPEQPAFGGWGGRFVPSANNPRVFRDAADSVAGRTEARATVYRWRSAFQNSFAARMDWCVKPVGEANHPPHAVVDGDTSLAILQRRVPPGESLTLDASASSDPDAQPLTFRWWTYAEAGTYLGAHSPPPAEGPRVRLRAPQDGAHTDLHVILEVTDTGSPPLTSYRRVIVQM; this is translated from the coding sequence ATGGCCTTCCGCCCGTCTTCGCCCCTCGTCCCCGCGGCCGCCGCTCTGCTGCTCGCAAGCTGCACGACAGGTCGTTCCGAACAAACCGCGCCACGAACCCAACAGGTACCACCAGAGGCGCCGCCGGAGCGGCCTCGCCTCATCGTCACCACGGACATCGGTGGTGATCCCGACGACGAACAAGCCCTCGTGCGGCTGCTCGTCCATGCCAATCTGTTCCGCATCGAAGGCCTCATCGCGTCGGCCGCCGGCACCCCGGGGGAGCTGGATCGGCACGTGGTGCACCCCGCGTCGATTCACCAGCAGATTGACGCCTATGCCCAGGTCTTCACGCAGCTGTCCCAGCACGCCCCCGGCTTTCCCAAGCCCGCAGCGCTTCACAGCGTGGTGAAGGCGGGCAATCCCCACCGAGGCCGCGCCCACGTCGGCGAGGGGCACGACACCGAGGGCTCGAACTGGATCATCGCGCGGGTGGACGCTGCCGAAACAGGGCCCGTGAACGTCGCCGTCTGGGGGGGGCCCACGGAGCTCGCGCAGGCGCTCTACCGGGTCAAGCACGACCGCAGCGCCGACGAGGTCGAGCGCTTCGTGAGCAAGCTCCGGGTGCATGCCATCGATCATCAAGACGACAGTGGGCCCTACATTCTCGAGACCTTTCCCACGCTGTTTTACGTCTTGGACGTCGTGGACGCACAGCCTCGCACTGTGGGCGGACCCAACATCGATCGGCGCCCCTCCGTTTACCGGGGCATGTACCTGGGCGGCGACGAAGAGCTCACCTCGCGCGCTTGGCTGGAGGAGAACGTACGCACGGGGCACGGGCCCCTGGGCGCACTTTACCCGCCCAAGACCTGGACCGCCCCGAACCCCCACGGTGCTCTCAAAGAAGGGGACACGCCCTCGTGGTTTTACTTTTTGAATCAGGGCTTGTCCGATCCCGAGCAGCCCGCCTTTGGGGGATGGGGCGGCCGCTTTGTCCCCTCGGCAAACAACCCACGTGTGTTTCGCGACGCCGCCGATAGCGTCGCCGGCCGCACCGAAGCGCGCGCCACCGTGTACCGCTGGCGGTCCGCGTTTCAGAACAGCTTCGCGGCGCGCATGGATTGGTGTGTGAAGCCCGTCGGCGAAGCGAATCACCCCCCGCACGCCGTCGTCGACGGGGACACCTCGCTCGCGATCCTGCAAAGGCGGGTCCCTCCGGGGGAGAGTCTCACTCTCGACGCGTCGGCATCCTCGGACCCCGACGCTCAGCCCCTGACCTTCCGCTGGTGGACCTACGCCGAAGCGGGCACCTACCTGGGCGCGCACAGCCCCCCCCCGGCCGAAGGGCCCCGCGTGCGCCTGCGCGCCCCTCAGGACGGCGCCCATACCGACCTTCACGTGATCCTGGAAGTGACGGACACGGGCTCACCACCGCTCACGTCATACCGAAGGGTGATCGTGCAGATGTGA
- a CDS encoding TIGR04282 family arsenosugar biosynthesis glycosyltransferase encodes MTNAAMTPITLCVFAKPPVPGQVKTRLARTVGRDAAADLARAFFDDTLAGLVVLPWAHVIVALAAPWPACPFPGGQIWLQGPGDLGQKMEAVLARALARGLPVMALGTDAPGLPVARLEAARDLLLAGRAEAVLGPADDGGFYLLGLSSCPPGVLHDLPWSVPETCGATAARLQSRGMSVALVESWFDVDDEVGLRRLSHLLARGEVSAPRTAEVIARLGIGLR; translated from the coding sequence ATGACGAACGCCGCTATGACGCCCATCACGCTCTGTGTGTTCGCCAAGCCGCCTGTGCCTGGACAGGTCAAGACCCGCTTGGCCCGTACGGTGGGCAGGGACGCCGCGGCCGACCTGGCGCGCGCCTTTTTCGATGACACGCTGGCCGGTCTCGTGGTCTTGCCATGGGCACACGTGATTGTGGCCCTGGCGGCGCCGTGGCCTGCCTGCCCCTTTCCCGGTGGGCAGATCTGGCTTCAGGGGCCGGGCGACCTGGGGCAGAAAATGGAGGCCGTCCTCGCGCGTGCGCTCGCACGGGGTCTTCCGGTCATGGCCCTTGGGACCGATGCCCCCGGCCTACCGGTGGCGCGACTCGAGGCGGCTCGGGACCTGCTGCTGGCGGGGCGGGCGGAGGCCGTGTTGGGGCCGGCCGACGACGGCGGGTTTTATCTTTTGGGGCTCTCTTCGTGCCCACCTGGTGTGTTGCATGACTTGCCGTGGAGCGTGCCGGAGACCTGTGGCGCCACGGCTGCGCGCCTGCAAAGTCGTGGCATGTCCGTTGCCCTCGTGGAGTCCTGGTTCGACGTGGACGACGAGGTGGGCCTGCGTCGGCTCAGCCACCTTCTGGCCAGGGGCGAGGTGAGCGCCCCCCGCACCGCCGAGGTGATCGCGCGCCTCGGGATAGGGCTTCGATGA
- a CDS encoding TIGR04283 family arsenosugar biosynthesis glycosyltransferase, protein MSARARELSIGVVIPTLNEAERIGSQLSALRDARGFARVVVSDGGSQDDTLALVRRHPEVTLVEGPCGRAPQMNRGAACLADMDVLCFVHADVRLPVEAPRLIQRALDRHDTVAGAFRTWTIADGVRRPWWRPLLHLADLRSRYAGLPYGDQALFVRREVFERLGGFPEQPLMEDLELSRRLRRQGRIARVKASVTVSGRRFIERPVFFTAVVNVFPLLYRVGVPAHTLRKLYDDIR, encoded by the coding sequence ATGAGCGCAAGGGCGCGCGAGCTCTCGATCGGGGTGGTGATTCCCACCTTGAACGAAGCCGAACGTATCGGTTCCCAGCTTTCTGCCTTGCGAGACGCCCGGGGTTTCGCGCGGGTGGTCGTGAGCGATGGCGGCAGCCAGGACGACACGTTGGCGCTCGTACGTCGCCATCCCGAGGTCACGCTCGTCGAAGGTCCCTGCGGACGAGCCCCGCAGATGAACCGCGGCGCCGCGTGTCTTGCGGACATGGACGTGCTTTGCTTCGTTCACGCCGACGTGCGTCTGCCCGTGGAGGCGCCCCGTCTGATTCAACGCGCCCTGGATCGACACGACACCGTGGCGGGCGCGTTTCGGACATGGACCATCGCCGACGGCGTTCGTCGTCCCTGGTGGCGCCCCTTGTTGCACCTGGCAGATTTGAGGTCGCGCTACGCGGGCTTGCCTTACGGAGATCAGGCGCTGTTCGTCAGGCGTGAGGTCTTCGAGAGGCTAGGGGGCTTTCCGGAGCAGCCGCTGATGGAGGATCTCGAGTTGTCTCGGCGTCTGCGTCGCCAGGGCCGCATCGCGCGGGTCAAGGCGTCTGTCACGGTCTCGGGACGGCGGTTCATCGAGCGGCCCGTGTTTTTCACGGCCGTAGTGAACGTCTTTCCTCTGCTCTACCGCGTCGGGGTTCCTGCGCACACCCTGCGGAAGCTCTACGACGACATTCGGTGA
- a CDS encoding HDOD domain-containing protein, whose product MNSRKLGETILEELWFGEDDLQASNQEASTHFAAFLGEVEGLRPFPVVVQKVLAKLAQPDFEHRAVLRMIEEDPSLCAKLLRTANSPLFRGRDACVSVGEAMIRMGARTVTELVASVGAMSVLNDATGAGKLVRDHSAGTAAIVRTLAARRVVPSGTAFLCGLLHDMGKLLLLQSDEEEYQSLGNAIAAEPDRIHLDERRMLGFDHAVLGGHVLVGWQIPDPVPQVVAWHHQPGRAYAHAGQVGSLVALLRLADQLEALIRVPGAPDPAALKKLASGPDASFASFSAEELAKLWPELNEARSEALQLFR is encoded by the coding sequence TTGAATTCGAGAAAACTGGGAGAAACGATCCTGGAGGAGCTGTGGTTTGGGGAGGACGATCTCCAGGCCAGCAACCAAGAAGCGTCCACGCATTTCGCTGCGTTCTTGGGCGAGGTGGAGGGCCTGCGCCCCTTTCCCGTGGTGGTGCAAAAGGTGCTTGCGAAGTTGGCCCAACCCGACTTCGAGCACCGCGCCGTACTCCGCATGATCGAGGAGGATCCCTCGCTTTGCGCGAAGCTCTTGCGTACGGCCAACTCGCCCCTCTTCCGCGGTCGAGACGCCTGCGTGAGCGTGGGTGAGGCGATGATCCGGATGGGAGCGCGCACGGTGACCGAGCTCGTGGCCTCGGTGGGTGCGATGAGCGTGTTGAACGATGCCACGGGAGCGGGCAAGCTGGTCCGCGATCACTCTGCCGGTACCGCGGCGATCGTCAGGACACTGGCGGCGCGCCGGGTGGTTCCTTCGGGCACCGCGTTTTTGTGCGGGCTTCTTCACGACATGGGGAAGCTTCTGCTGCTGCAATCCGATGAAGAGGAGTACCAGAGCCTGGGCAACGCCATCGCGGCAGAGCCTGACCGCATTCATCTGGACGAGCGGCGCATGCTGGGCTTCGACCACGCCGTGCTGGGGGGGCACGTCTTGGTGGGATGGCAGATCCCCGATCCGGTGCCCCAGGTGGTGGCCTGGCACCATCAGCCCGGGCGCGCCTACGCGCATGCTGGACAGGTGGGATCGTTGGTAGCTCTGTTGCGGTTGGCCGACCAGCTCGAGGCGCTGATTCGCGTCCCCGGCGCGCCCGACCCCGCGGCTCTCAAGAAGCTGGCCTCGGGACCCGACGCCTCGTTCGCGTCGTTCTCCGCAGAGGAGCTCGCCAAGCTGTGGCCCGAGCTCAACGAAGCGCGCTCCGAGGCGCTGCAGCTCTTTCGTTGA
- the arsS gene encoding arsenosugar biosynthesis radical SAM protein ArsS (Some members of this family are selenoproteins.) has protein sequence MLRRDAVTTLQINVGKRCNQACHHCHVDAGPKRTETLQGHTAERLMALMDDPQIQTIDLTGGAPELNEHFRPLVVRAQSLGKRVIDRCNLTILFEPGMDGLAEFLAGQGVHIVASLPCYSAENVDKQRGRGVFDKSIEGIKRLNALGYGQPGSPLQLDLVYNPQGPSLPPEQAKLEARYKAELAEHFGLSFNRLLTLTNMPISRFAHALERTGQHEAYMSLLANHFNPDTVPELMCRSLVSVGWDGRLYDCDFNQMLEMPAEDSMARTSTVFEIESFAAFVGARIAVEDHCLGCTAGAGSSCGGALG, from the coding sequence ATGCTGCGTCGGGACGCTGTCACGACGCTTCAGATCAACGTGGGCAAGCGTTGCAACCAGGCCTGCCATCACTGCCACGTGGACGCGGGCCCCAAACGGACGGAGACGCTGCAGGGGCACACGGCCGAGCGATTGATGGCGCTCATGGACGACCCACAAATTCAAACCATCGACCTCACCGGAGGCGCCCCCGAGCTGAACGAACACTTTCGTCCGTTGGTCGTGAGGGCCCAGTCGCTGGGCAAACGGGTCATCGATCGGTGCAACCTCACCATCCTCTTCGAGCCCGGGATGGACGGCCTTGCGGAGTTTCTTGCAGGACAAGGGGTGCACATCGTGGCCAGCTTGCCCTGTTACTCGGCCGAGAACGTCGACAAACAAAGGGGCCGAGGGGTGTTCGACAAGAGCATCGAGGGCATCAAGCGCTTGAACGCGCTGGGATACGGACAGCCTGGCTCGCCGCTGCAGCTCGATCTCGTCTACAACCCACAGGGTCCGTCGCTTCCGCCCGAGCAGGCGAAGCTCGAGGCCCGCTACAAAGCCGAGCTCGCCGAGCACTTCGGTCTTTCGTTCAATCGACTGCTCACCCTCACCAACATGCCGATCAGCCGGTTCGCGCACGCGCTCGAGCGTACGGGCCAGCATGAAGCGTACATGTCCTTGTTGGCCAACCACTTCAATCCGGACACGGTACCTGAGCTGATGTGCCGCAGCTTGGTGAGCGTGGGATGGGACGGACGGCTCTACGATTGTGACTTCAACCAAATGCTCGAGATGCCAGCCGAAGATTCAATGGCCCGCACCTCCACGGTCTTCGAAATCGAAAGTTTTGCTGCGTTCGTGGGCGCACGTATCGCCGTGGAGGATCACTGCCTCGGCTGTACGGCGGGCGCGGGCTCGAGCTGCGGCGGAGCCCTCGGATAA
- a CDS encoding sigma-70 family RNA polymerase sigma factor, with translation MSHSQGGPSQPAVSDPPGVPAAPAPPVDPGRDDADRLVESLRHADSAAFTAVYQRYHRSMLRVAAAYVSSQALAEEVVQETWVSVLESMARFERRSSFRTWLFSILVNRAKTRGQRERRTVPFSALTAGGEGDEPAGAEAVGAQALPWSGGGAPEASPETELGRKRLALALDEALSRLPENYQVIVTMRDIEGIDAAEVCQVLDLSAENQRVLLHRARHRLRVLLADLVPAFETR, from the coding sequence ATGTCGCACTCGCAAGGGGGCCCCTCGCAGCCCGCCGTGTCGGACCCCCCGGGCGTGCCGGCCGCCCCCGCGCCGCCGGTCGACCCGGGGCGAGATGACGCTGATCGCCTGGTGGAGAGCCTGCGACACGCGGACAGCGCGGCTTTCACGGCCGTATACCAGCGCTACCACCGCTCGATGTTGCGGGTGGCCGCGGCCTACGTTTCGAGCCAAGCCCTGGCCGAAGAGGTCGTGCAGGAGACCTGGGTTTCCGTTTTGGAGAGCATGGCTCGCTTCGAGCGCCGGTCGAGCTTCCGCACCTGGCTGTTCTCCATCCTGGTTAACCGGGCGAAGACCCGGGGGCAGCGGGAAAGACGTACCGTGCCCTTCTCGGCGTTGACGGCAGGGGGCGAAGGGGACGAGCCGGCTGGTGCCGAAGCCGTGGGGGCGCAGGCGCTGCCATGGTCCGGCGGGGGCGCTCCGGAGGCGTCTCCCGAAACGGAGCTCGGACGCAAACGTCTGGCTTTGGCACTCGACGAAGCGTTGTCACGGCTGCCGGAGAACTACCAGGTGATCGTGACGATGCGGGACATCGAAGGCATCGACGCCGCCGAAGTGTGCCAGGTGCTCGACCTGTCCGCCGAGAACCAGCGGGTGCTCTTGCACCGCGCCCGCCACCGGCTGCGCGTTCTCCTGGCCGACCTCGTGCCCGCGTTCGAGACGCGCTAG